The sequence ATGAATGAAGAGCTCATGTCGATCTTAGCACGTAGACACGCTTTACCTTCTTCAAAGCCACCGTCACGCATTTTTTCAAATAACGCTAGGTTCTCTTCTGGGCTACGGTCACGGTACGGGCTCGCTTTACCTGGCTCTTTTAGCGTGCCTCGGTATTCACGGATCTGCTCAGGACTTAGCTCGTCAACGTACGCTAAGCCTTTATTAATTAATTCCACAGCATAAGCGTAAAGCGTATCGAAGTAGTTTGATGAGTAACAAATGTCACCAGACCATTCAAAGCCTAACCAGCTTACATCATTCTTAATTGACTCAACGTATTCAACGTCTTCTTTTTCAGGGTTTGTATCATCGAAACGAAGATTACATTGTCCCTGGTAGTCCTGAGCAATACCAAAATTCAAGCAAATAGATTTAGCGTGACCAATGTGCAGGTAGCCGTTCGGCTCCGGCGGGAAACGAGTATGCACGCTACTGTGTGTACCATCCGCTAAATCTTTATCGATAATTTGGCGAATGAAATTCGATGGACGAGCCTCAGCTTCACTCATCTATAGCACCTCTATGTATTTAGTATTGTCAGAGAAAGTTATCTTTCATCTCCAAGAAAACGGGCGCTTATAGCGCAAGTCAAAGATAGAAAGATCATTGTTGCTAATCATCCACAATTCTTCGCCTTTGCACAATAAGAACCGTCCGTTAATTGCGATTATTTCTGCTATTCGATGAAGAATAGAACGAACCGTATTCACTGGCCTTAAACGGCAGGCACAAAAAAGCCTCCCATGTGGGAGGCTTTCAATTTAAAACTTACTTAAGAGTAACTTTACGTCTTAGTTAAGTACTTCCCTTACTATGGAAGTTTTACATCAGATAGGTCTTCACCTGCACCGATAGCTTTCATTTCGCCAGCTACGATTTCAGCTAGTGGGCCTAGGATAACCTGTAGGTTGTTTTCACCTAGTTTAACCACACCTTTAGCACCCAGTTTCTTAAGAACAACTTCATCTGCAACAGAGCGGTCTTTAAGAGTTAGACGTAGACGAGTGATACAAGCGTCGATTGAAGTTAGGTTGTCGTGACCACCTAGAGCTTTCAGGTATTGACGTGCAAGGTCGCCTTTTGGAGCTTCACCAGCAGGAGCTGCAGCAGCTTCGTCATCATCTTCACGACCTGGCGATTTCAGGTTGAAAGCGCGGATTGCGAAAGAGAAAGTGAAGAAGTATAGAGCACCGAAGCCTAGACCGATTAGTAGTAGTACGAATGGTTTAGTTGCTAGACCCCAGTTCAATACGAAGTCGATTAGACCAGCAGAGAAACCGAAACCGTGCAGAGTACCAAACATGTTAGCAACTACTAGAGACAGACCAGTAAATACAGCGTGCATTGCGTATAGAGCAGGAGCTAGGAATACGAACATGAATTCTAGCGGCTCTGTGATACCTGTTAGGAATGAACAGAATGCTACTGAGAATAGTGCGCCACCAACTTGGCTGCGTTTTTCAGCAGGAGCTGCTAGGTACATTGCAAGTGCAGCACCTGGTAGACCGAACATCATTACTGGGAAGAAACCGTTCATGAATACGCCAGCGCCTTTATCGCCGCCGAAGAAACGGTGTAGGTCGCCAGATTTAACAGTTTCAGTCACTTCTTTAACTACAGTAGTGATTTCTGGAGTTACAGAGTTAGCGAATGTGAATGTGTGCTCTTGGCCAACAACTAGAGTTTTAGCTAGTGATGGGTCAACACAAAGTTGAGTGATGTTAGCGAATGCGCCTTGACCAGCAACGATGATTTCTTGACATGTACCCATACCGAACCAGAAGTATGAGTTCAATACGTGGTGTAGACCTACAGGGATAAGTGCACGGTTAAGAGTACCGTAAACGAATTGACCGATAGCGCCAGACGTTGATACTGCGTGAGCCAGTGCGTCTAGACCAGATTGAACACCAGGCCAAACCACACCAGACACAGCACCTGCAACAAGTGCAAATAGACCGGCCATGATAGGGACTAAACGTTTACCCGCGAAGAATGCCAGCCACTCAGGAAGGCGTGTAGCGTGGAAAGCGTTGTAAGAGTGACCTGCGATGATACCTGCGAAGATACCGCCGAAGAATGACATGTTAACGTCTGCGTTAATTGTCGTTGCTGTAGCTGTTAGTACGAAGTAAGCAACTGCACCAGCAAGACCTGCTGCGCCGTTACCGTCTTTAGAAAGACCAATCGCGATACCTAGACCAAATAGCAATGGTAGGTTACCGAAGATAGCACCACCAGCTTGCGCCATAAATGGAATATCAAGTAGATCGCCTTGACCTAAACGTAATAGAAGCGCCGCAATCGGAAGCGTTGCGATAGGTAGCATTAATGCCTTACCCAGCTTCTGTGCATATCCTAGAATATTCACCAGTTGTTTCCCCCTATAGGATTTTTTAGAATTCGTTTGAGAAACTTATTTTAGTCGCTCAATTTAGTCCTATTCAGTGTATTCAATTAATTTTGCTCCGCAAATTAAAACCTTACCATTTGTGATCGTAATCACCAGTTTTTACCAAATCCAGAGGTTTTTGCTAGCGAGATCATAAAACTTATTTTATCATTCAAAAAAATGAACATTTATAGATAAAATCTAGATCTAATGTTTGGGCTAACAACGGGTTATTTGAGGCAAGCAATGCCAGATAAACTACTGATAACACTGAGCCTGAACTTATAAATAAAATGAATTGTTCACATATTTTTCAAACACTTAAACTCGCTTCCCATTTTGAAGCCGTTTGCCCATAAAAGATAAATCGTTACGTAAATGATGCTCGCAAACTAAGTACCCATTTAGGTAACGAAGAATTTTTAAAGATCTCACGAAATAAGGATTAGCTGACTATGTACGCGCTAAGTAACTGTAAAATTTACACTGGTAGTGATGTTCTGACCGATCATGCTGTAATAATCGAAAACGAACTGATCAAAAAAGTCTGCCCTATCTCTGAATTGCCAGAAGGAATTGAGGTTCGCGACCTAGACGGAGCAAACCTAAGCCCAGGTTTCATTGACCTACAACTGAACGGTTGTGGTGGTGTAATGCTGAACGATGAGATCACTGCAGACACTATGCAGATCATGCACAAAGCAAACCTGAAATCTGGCTGTACTAGCTTCCTACCTACGCTTATCACCTCTTCAGACGAAGACATGCGTGCGGTTATCACGGCAGCTCGTGAATACCACAATCAGTACCAAAACCAGTCTTTAGGTCTTCACCTTGAAGGTCCGTACCTAAACGTTGCGAAAAAAGGCATCCACAGCGTCGATCACATTCGTAAATCTGATAACGAGATGATTGAGCTTATCTGTGAAAACAGCGACCTTGTTGCAAAAGTAACTTTAGCGCCTGAGCTGAACGATCCTGAACACATTGAACGTCTTCAGAAAGCGGGCGTGGTGGTTTCTATTGGCCACACCAACGCAACTTATGCAGAAGCACGTCAAGGCTTCGAGTCTGGTATTACTTTCGCGACTCACCTATTCAATGCAATGACACCTATGGTTGGCCGCGAGCCAGGCGTTGTTGGCGCGATTTACGATACGCCAGAAGTATACGCAGGTATCATCGCCGATGGCTTCCACGTTGATTACGCAAACATTCGAATTGCGCACAAAATCAAGGGAGAAAAGCTCGTATTAGTGACGGACGCCACAGCTCCTGCAGGTGCTGACATGGAATACTTTATTTTTGTCGGTAAGAAAGTATATTACCGAGATGGTAAGTGTGTTGATGAAAACGGCACACTGGGCGGCTCAGCTCTGACTATGATTGAAGCAGTTCAGAATACAGTTGAGCACGCTGGTATCGCTTTAGACGAAGCTCTTCGCATGGCTACGCTATACCCAGCTACGGCTATCGGTGTAGAAAGCAAGCTAGGTCGAATCAAAAAAGGCATGGTTGCAAACCTAGCTGTATTTGACCGAGACTTTAACGTTAAAGCGACTGTTGTTAATGGACAATACGAGCACAATTAAGTATGAATGGCGGACAAATAGGTAACGTAGACTTAGTTAAACAACTAAACAGTGCGGCGGTATACCGACTAATAGACCAACAAGGGCCTATCAGTCGTATACAAGTGGCTGATGTAAGCCAACTCGCACCGGCAAGTGTTACAAAAATTACCCGCCAACTTTTAGAGCGCGGCCTAATCAAAGAGGTGGCGCAGCAAGCGTCTACTGGCGGTAGACGCGCTATCTCCCTAACCACAGAAGTAGAACCTTTTCATTCTGTCGCAGTGCGCTTAGGCCGAGACTATATTCAAATAAGCCTTCATGACCTTGGCGGTCGTGAGTTGGCTTTCCAACAGCAAGACCTGAATTATTCAGACCAATCAGACCTTACCCAAGGCTTGGTTAATAATTTAAAGGCTTTCATTGCTGAGCACCAACCAAAAATCGACCAACTGATTGCGATTGGCGTTACTCTTCCAGGCTTGGTTAACCCAACGACTGGTGTTGTTGAGTACATGCCAAACACAGACATCGATAACCTAGCTTTAAGCGACATTATTCGCGACACATTCCATGTCGCTTGTTTTGTGGGCAACGATGTTCGAGGAATGGCGCTTGCTGAGCACTACTTCGGCGCAAGTAAAGACAGCCAAGACTCTATTTTAGTGAGTGTTCACCGTGGTACCGGCGCTGGTATTATCGTGAATGGTCAGGTTTTCTTAGGTCACAACCGCAACGTTGGTGAGATTGGTCATATCCAAATCGATCCGCTAGGCGAGCAATGCCAGTGTGGTAATTTCGGCTGTCTTGAAACCGTAGCGGCAAACCCAGCTATCGTTGAACGAGTTCAGAAACTGATTAAGCAAGGCTATGAGTCTTCTTTAACAGAGCTTGACCGTATTACAATTCAAGATG is a genomic window of Vibrio sp. ED004 containing:
- the nagE gene encoding N-acetylglucosamine-specific PTS transporter subunit IIBC, whose translation is MNILGYAQKLGKALMLPIATLPIAALLLRLGQGDLLDIPFMAQAGGAIFGNLPLLFGLGIAIGLSKDGNGAAGLAGAVAYFVLTATATTINADVNMSFFGGIFAGIIAGHSYNAFHATRLPEWLAFFAGKRLVPIMAGLFALVAGAVSGVVWPGVQSGLDALAHAVSTSGAIGQFVYGTLNRALIPVGLHHVLNSYFWFGMGTCQEIIVAGQGAFANITQLCVDPSLAKTLVVGQEHTFTFANSVTPEITTVVKEVTETVKSGDLHRFFGGDKGAGVFMNGFFPVMMFGLPGAALAMYLAAPAEKRSQVGGALFSVAFCSFLTGITEPLEFMFVFLAPALYAMHAVFTGLSLVVANMFGTLHGFGFSAGLIDFVLNWGLATKPFVLLLIGLGFGALYFFTFSFAIRAFNLKSPGREDDDEAAAAPAGEAPKGDLARQYLKALGGHDNLTSIDACITRLRLTLKDRSVADEVVLKKLGAKGVVKLGENNLQVILGPLAEIVAGEMKAIGAGEDLSDVKLP
- the nagA gene encoding N-acetylglucosamine-6-phosphate deacetylase, with amino-acid sequence MYALSNCKIYTGSDVLTDHAVIIENELIKKVCPISELPEGIEVRDLDGANLSPGFIDLQLNGCGGVMLNDEITADTMQIMHKANLKSGCTSFLPTLITSSDEDMRAVITAAREYHNQYQNQSLGLHLEGPYLNVAKKGIHSVDHIRKSDNEMIELICENSDLVAKVTLAPELNDPEHIERLQKAGVVVSIGHTNATYAEARQGFESGITFATHLFNAMTPMVGREPGVVGAIYDTPEVYAGIIADGFHVDYANIRIAHKIKGEKLVLVTDATAPAGADMEYFIFVGKKVYYRDGKCVDENGTLGGSALTMIEAVQNTVEHAGIALDEALRMATLYPATAIGVESKLGRIKKGMVANLAVFDRDFNVKATVVNGQYEHN
- a CDS encoding ROK family protein, yielding MNGGQIGNVDLVKQLNSAAVYRLIDQQGPISRIQVADVSQLAPASVTKITRQLLERGLIKEVAQQASTGGRRAISLTTEVEPFHSVAVRLGRDYIQISLHDLGGRELAFQQQDLNYSDQSDLTQGLVNNLKAFIAEHQPKIDQLIAIGVTLPGLVNPTTGVVEYMPNTDIDNLALSDIIRDTFHVACFVGNDVRGMALAEHYFGASKDSQDSILVSVHRGTGAGIIVNGQVFLGHNRNVGEIGHIQIDPLGEQCQCGNFGCLETVAANPAIVERVQKLIKQGYESSLTELDRITIQDVCDHAINGDELAKQSLVRVGNQLGKAIAMTINLFNPQKVIIAGDITKAQEIVFPAIKRNVENQSLTTFHSGLPIVASQIDKHPTMGAFAMIKRAMLNGVLLQKLLED